CAAAGCTCATGATTGAGACTGATTTGAGATCACTGCCTGTTGGGGAAGATAAAACAAACATTTTTGGTGTAATTAGTGATCTGGCTATTTTAGATAGGGTAATCAAGGAGGAATTTGGAAAGAGAAAAGTTAAGGAATTCATGACAACAGACGTTATTACCCTTAAACCGGATGATACAGTGGCAAAGGCACTTGCAACAATGAGAGACCATGCAATTTCAAGAATTCCAATTGTAAACGAAGAAGGCAAGCTTGAAGGTCTTGTAACTTTGCATGACTTAATAATCCGTTTCATAAAACCAAGATTCAAGGCACAATATGGGGAGCTTGTGGGTGAAAAGATACCCCCCTTCTCAACCCAGCTGAGAGAAGTCATGATCAGAGGAGTTATAACAATACTTCCAGATGCGACAATAAGGGAAGCAGTTGCCACCATGATTGACAACCGCATTGACGGTTTAGTTGTTGTTAATGAAGAAAACAAGGTCGTTGGTATCTTAACAGTTAAAGACCTCCTGCTCCCGATCTCCAGAATGGTAGAGAAAGAAGCCAAGTTCTACCTTCAGCTCGGAGGAGATGCGCACATACTGAGCGACTTCACCAGAGAGAGGATCATAAGCGACATAAAGAAATTCGTCGATGGATACGCTGATGTTCTTGGTGATGAAGGAATAATTTACCTGTACATCAGAAGGTTCAATGAGAAGTTCAGGGGAGTACATCTGTATCAAGCCAGGATGAGGGTTGTAACAGATAGAGGGGTTTTTGTGGCAACAGGTGAAACGTGGGGAGCTATTCAAGCAGTTCATGATGCAC
Above is a genomic segment from Thermococcus sp. SY098 containing:
- a CDS encoding CBS domain-containing protein, giving the protein MVGILVEEVMTDKFAKIDVNAPLSEAIGIFEKEDPDLILVFDRSTYKGVVTQDLIIKSHLKWDPTKAKVKDVYKPAPVIKPRDDLSHAAKLMIETDLRSLPVGEDKTNIFGVISDLAILDRVIKEEFGKRKVKEFMTTDVITLKPDDTVAKALATMRDHAISRIPIVNEEGKLEGLVTLHDLIIRFIKPRFKAQYGELVGEKIPPFSTQLREVMIRGVITILPDATIREAVATMIDNRIDGLVVVNEENKVVGILTVKDLLLPISRMVEKEAKFYLQLGGDAHILSDFTRERIISDIKKFVDGYADVLGDEGIIYLYIRRFNEKFRGVHLYQARMRVVTDRGVFVATGETWGAIQAVHDALRAIERQILQKVELQRDLRYAKRFLDKLELWR